A window from Aquiluna borgnonia encodes these proteins:
- the ispG gene encoding flavodoxin-dependent (E)-4-hydroxy-3-methylbut-2-enyl-diphosphate synthase, with protein sequence MPAVNLGLPKTPPPTLAPRRKTRQIMVGKVAVGGDAPISVQSMTTTPTTDVNATLQQIAELTASGCDIVRVAVPSQDDADRLPIIAKRSQIPVIADIHFQPKYVFQAIDAGCGAVRVNPGNIRKFDDQVGEIARAAKAAGVSIRIGVNAGSLDPRLLEKYGKATPEALVESAVWEASLFEEHDFHDFKISVKHNDPVVMVKAYELLSERGDWPLHLGVTEAGPAFQGTIKSSVAFGALLAKGIGDTIRVSLSAPPVEEIKVGSQILESLNLRPRKLEIVSCPSCGRAQVDVYTLANNVTEGLQHLTVPIRVAVMGCVVNGPGEAREADLGVASGNGKGQIFVKGEVVKTVPESEIVATLIEEANRIAAEMDPSILGTAQVMVADK encoded by the coding sequence TTGCCAGCCGTAAACCTTGGTCTTCCAAAAACTCCTCCACCAACTTTGGCTCCGCGCCGAAAGACCCGCCAGATCATGGTGGGGAAGGTTGCGGTCGGTGGCGATGCCCCCATCTCCGTGCAGTCCATGACCACCACTCCAACCACCGATGTGAATGCGACCCTGCAGCAGATTGCGGAGCTAACGGCTTCCGGCTGCGACATTGTGCGCGTGGCGGTTCCTTCTCAGGATGACGCCGATCGACTTCCCATCATCGCGAAGCGCTCTCAGATTCCAGTCATCGCGGACATCCACTTCCAGCCCAAGTACGTGTTTCAAGCAATTGATGCCGGCTGTGGCGCGGTCCGTGTGAACCCTGGAAACATTCGCAAGTTCGACGACCAGGTTGGCGAAATTGCCAGGGCCGCAAAAGCCGCGGGAGTTTCAATTCGCATCGGCGTCAATGCTGGCTCACTGGACCCACGTCTTCTGGAGAAGTACGGCAAGGCCACCCCTGAGGCTCTTGTTGAGTCTGCAGTTTGGGAGGCGAGCCTGTTCGAAGAGCACGACTTCCACGACTTCAAAATTTCTGTCAAGCACAACGACCCAGTTGTCATGGTGAAGGCCTATGAGCTGCTATCGGAGCGTGGAGACTGGCCGCTTCACCTTGGGGTAACCGAGGCGGGTCCGGCCTTTCAGGGAACCATCAAGTCTTCCGTTGCCTTTGGCGCCCTCCTGGCCAAGGGTATCGGCGACACCATTCGAGTTTCCCTTTCAGCCCCGCCGGTTGAAGAAATCAAGGTCGGCTCTCAGATCCTCGAGTCCCTCAACCTTCGCCCAAGAAAGCTGGAGATTGTTTCTTGCCCGAGCTGTGGGCGTGCTCAAGTCGATGTCTACACCCTTGCAAACAATGTGACCGAGGGACTGCAGCACTTGACCGTTCCGATCCGAGTTGCCGTCATGGGCTGTGTGGTGAACGGTCCCGGCGAAGCCAGAGAAGCGGATCTTGGTGTTGCCTCGGGTAATGGCAAGGGCCAGATCTTTGTGAAGGGGGAGGTCGTCAAGACCGTTCCCGAGAGTGAGATTGTTGCAACTTTGATCGAAGAGGCAAACCGAATTGCAGCGGAGATGGACCCCAGCATTCTTGGTACAGCTCAGGTAATGGTCGCTGACAAGTAG
- the pstA gene encoding phosphate ABC transporter permease PstA: MSFVTAVERPKNAAPWSKISAGLRIAMIAGSVIPLAIASLVFFATGWDFMVVLLLVFLPLQIVGGGFAGFVGYGRRGILDGLLVVVTLFLSFFVLVLLISVLWSVIQAGSQALSPHFFYQNNRYVAPTSDLSFGGVGHSILGTLMIVGLTTVITVPLGVLTAVYITETQGKSRGFIRTLLQAMSGLPSVVSGLFIYAALIASGYSQFAGYAGSLALVPLMLPTVARVAEESLRLVPKELRNGALALGAPSYKAFLMVTLPAARSGIITAMLLGIARVIGETAPLLLTTFNANETNLNIFAGGMSSLPTYLYQNVNLGYDYAVDRAWGAALVIMILVGVIFAAARLASNSTPSAKKGKK; this comes from the coding sequence GTGAGTTTTGTAACTGCCGTCGAGAGGCCGAAGAACGCAGCTCCATGGAGCAAGATTTCCGCGGGTCTGAGAATTGCCATGATTGCCGGTTCCGTGATCCCACTGGCCATCGCCTCACTGGTTTTCTTTGCAACCGGCTGGGACTTCATGGTCGTGTTGCTTCTTGTTTTCCTCCCCCTGCAGATAGTCGGAGGCGGCTTCGCTGGTTTTGTAGGCTACGGCCGACGTGGAATCTTGGATGGCTTGCTGGTAGTCGTGACTTTGTTCCTGTCCTTCTTCGTTCTCGTGCTGCTGATCTCAGTCCTGTGGTCAGTAATTCAGGCCGGCTCCCAGGCGCTAAGCCCGCATTTTTTCTATCAAAACAACCGCTACGTGGCGCCGACTTCGGACCTTAGCTTTGGTGGTGTGGGTCACTCAATTTTGGGAACTCTGATGATTGTTGGCCTGACCACGGTCATCACTGTTCCGCTTGGTGTGCTAACCGCCGTTTACATCACGGAGACCCAGGGCAAGAGCCGTGGATTCATCAGAACCCTGCTTCAGGCTATGTCCGGTCTTCCATCTGTGGTTTCCGGTTTGTTTATCTACGCGGCCCTAATTGCCTCGGGTTACTCGCAGTTCGCCGGTTACGCAGGCTCCCTGGCGCTGGTTCCTCTGATGCTCCCCACCGTTGCCCGAGTGGCCGAGGAATCGTTGCGACTTGTGCCCAAGGAGCTTAGGAACGGAGCCCTCGCGCTTGGAGCCCCAAGCTACAAGGCTTTCCTGATGGTGACCTTGCCAGCTGCTCGCTCGGGAATTATCACCGCGATGCTCTTGGGCATTGCGCGTGTTATTGGTGAGACAGCTCCTCTGCTATTGACCACTTTCAATGCCAACGAAACTAACTTGAACATCTTCGCTGGCGGCATGTCCTCCTTACCCACATACCTCTACCAGAACGTAAACCTGGGATATGACTACGCCGTTGACCGCGCCTGGGGTGCGGCTCTGGTCATCATGATCCTCGTTGGTGTAATTTTCGCCGCCGCAAGGTTGGCCTCCAACTCGACTCCTTCTGCAAAGAAAGGCAAAAAATAA
- the pstC gene encoding phosphate ABC transporter permease subunit PstC, with translation MSTEQPVAKPRRLEAKPFLLADKIFFGLANAAAYSAIVIILLVLVFLLGRAWPAFAEQGVLAFVTGAGWDNSTDPILMRIGPMLYGTLLIAALAVAYAVPLAISIAYFIEFLAPKSLSKIATLLIDLLAAIPSVVVGLWGLMVFSPVAAGWAEMLNGGLSWIPIFAHEEGNYLNSPFIAALVLGTMIVPIIASVTREIFSQMDHEVIKASLALGGNAESTFRKVILPTSASGIVGGVLLGLGRAMGETVAIYFVLNLVFDRFNWAQILEPEGGNVASLILSKFGEANAQEVEGLMAAGVVLFVVTLIVNALASFIVAKAQPWRKAQ, from the coding sequence ATGAGTACTGAGCAGCCCGTTGCTAAACCGCGACGCCTTGAGGCAAAGCCCTTTTTGCTCGCCGACAAGATCTTTTTTGGCCTAGCAAACGCAGCGGCCTACTCGGCGATTGTGATCATTCTGCTGGTTCTGGTGTTCTTGCTGGGTCGCGCCTGGCCGGCATTCGCAGAGCAGGGAGTCCTCGCATTCGTTACGGGTGCGGGCTGGGATAACTCCACAGACCCAATTCTGATGCGCATTGGTCCAATGCTTTACGGAACGCTGCTAATCGCTGCTCTGGCCGTTGCTTATGCTGTTCCCCTAGCAATTTCCATCGCCTACTTCATTGAGTTTTTGGCTCCAAAGTCGCTCTCAAAGATTGCAACTCTTTTGATTGACTTGCTCGCAGCAATCCCTTCCGTTGTCGTTGGTTTGTGGGGCTTGATGGTGTTCTCACCGGTCGCGGCTGGTTGGGCGGAAATGCTGAACGGTGGCTTGAGCTGGATCCCAATTTTCGCCCACGAAGAGGGTAACTACCTAAACTCTCCGTTCATTGCAGCCTTGGTTTTGGGGACCATGATCGTTCCGATTATCGCCTCGGTAACGCGAGAAATCTTCAGCCAGATGGACCACGAAGTCATCAAAGCTTCGTTGGCGCTTGGAGGAAACGCTGAGTCGACCTTCCGCAAGGTGATTCTCCCAACCTCCGCATCTGGAATCGTTGGTGGTGTACTGCTGGGACTTGGTCGAGCCATGGGTGAGACCGTTGCAATCTACTTCGTTTTGAACCTGGTTTTCGACCGTTTCAACTGGGCTCAGATTTTGGAGCCAGAGGGTGGAAACGTAGCGTCCCTGATTCTTTCCAAGTTCGGTGAGGCCAACGCTCAAGAAGTCGAGGGTCTAATGGCGGCAGGTGTGGTGCTGTTCGTCGTAACGCTGATTGTAAACGCCCTTGCCTCCTTCATCGTGGCAAAGGCCCAGCCATGGAGGAAAGCACAGTGA
- a CDS encoding YlxR family protein yields MEPTRTCVGCRRRDSRSALFRAVSQNGLLVPDDQKSLLGRGVWFHFQCAELAISRNGFTKALGSVVITEFEAWHRQARNDAGNTMSTSK; encoded by the coding sequence ATGGAGCCAACAAGAACCTGCGTTGGCTGTCGCCGACGCGATTCGAGAAGCGCCTTGTTTCGTGCTGTTAGTCAAAACGGGCTCCTTGTTCCGGATGACCAAAAAAGTCTTCTCGGCAGGGGAGTTTGGTTTCACTTCCAATGTGCGGAGCTGGCAATTTCTCGAAATGGGTTCACAAAAGCCTTGGGCTCGGTGGTCATCACCGAATTTGAGGCCTGGCACAGACAGGCAAGAAATGATGCTGGAAACACGATGAGTACCTCGAAATGA
- a CDS encoding proline--tRNA ligase produces the protein MPIRLSSLFLRTLREDPADAEVDSHRLLVRAGYIRKNAPGIFTWLPLGLMVKAKIEKIVREEMANAGAQEVFFPALLPREPYEATGRWEEYGDNLFRLQDRKKADYLLAPTHEEVFTLLVKDLYTSYKDLPLCIYQIQNKYRDEARPRAGLLRGREFVMKDAYSFDVSDEGLAASYQAQRDAYERIFQRLGVEYAVVKADAGAMGGSKSEEFLNPSEIGEDTFVRSPGGFAANVEAVRFAVAADVDGSKNPAAETHPSPNTPTIATLVDYSNQAHPRASGPWSAADTLKNVVLALTSPEGKRELVVVGVPGDREVDQKRAEAWFGPNEVEAATEADFAKFPQLVKGYIGPVQAGAQFLGEKAASGIRYLLDPRIARGSAWITGANVDQHHVWNLTYGRDFEADGIADIAEIRAGDPAPDGSGPLELARGIEIGHVFQLGRKYAEALDLKVLDENGKLVTVTMGSYGIGVTRLVAVIAEANNDTNGLIWPEAVAPADVHIIAAGKDEEPFLAAEKLAAEAEALGLSAMLDDRQKVSPGVKFADAELIGVPWIIICGRGVADGEVELWNRRSGERVQVKLESAVAQLMAARS, from the coding sequence ATGCCTATTCGCCTGAGCTCACTATTTCTCCGCACGCTTCGAGAAGATCCAGCTGATGCTGAGGTCGATAGCCACCGCCTTTTGGTGAGAGCTGGATACATTCGCAAGAACGCGCCGGGTATTTTTACCTGGCTGCCACTGGGACTGATGGTCAAGGCCAAGATCGAAAAGATTGTGCGCGAAGAGATGGCCAATGCTGGAGCGCAGGAAGTTTTCTTTCCAGCCCTGCTGCCACGCGAACCCTACGAGGCCACCGGTCGCTGGGAAGAATACGGCGACAATCTCTTTAGGCTTCAGGACCGCAAAAAGGCCGATTACCTGCTTGCCCCAACTCACGAGGAGGTCTTCACCCTTTTGGTGAAGGACCTTTACACCTCCTACAAAGACCTGCCGCTGTGTATCTACCAGATTCAGAACAAGTACCGAGATGAGGCAAGACCTAGGGCGGGCCTGCTTCGCGGACGTGAATTTGTAATGAAGGACGCCTACTCCTTTGATGTTTCGGATGAGGGTTTGGCCGCTAGCTATCAGGCGCAGCGTGATGCCTACGAGCGCATTTTCCAGCGACTTGGTGTTGAGTATGCAGTTGTTAAGGCAGATGCCGGTGCCATGGGCGGCTCAAAATCTGAGGAATTTCTAAACCCCTCAGAAATCGGCGAGGACACCTTTGTTCGCTCACCGGGCGGATTTGCCGCAAACGTTGAGGCTGTGCGCTTTGCAGTTGCGGCGGATGTTGACGGCTCTAAGAATCCAGCCGCTGAAACCCACCCTTCCCCAAACACCCCAACCATTGCCACCTTGGTTGACTACTCAAATCAAGCTCACCCCAGGGCATCAGGTCCGTGGAGCGCTGCTGACACCCTGAAGAATGTGGTGCTGGCACTCACCTCACCGGAGGGCAAGCGAGAGCTGGTTGTGGTCGGTGTTCCTGGAGATCGCGAGGTTGACCAGAAGCGCGCCGAGGCATGGTTTGGCCCCAATGAGGTCGAGGCTGCGACGGAGGCAGACTTCGCTAAGTTCCCGCAGCTGGTCAAGGGCTACATCGGTCCGGTTCAAGCCGGGGCTCAGTTCCTCGGTGAGAAGGCTGCAAGCGGTATTCGCTATCTGCTCGACCCAAGAATTGCCAGGGGAAGCGCATGGATTACCGGTGCAAATGTGGACCAGCACCATGTCTGGAACCTCACCTACGGCAGAGACTTTGAGGCGGACGGCATTGCAGATATTGCCGAGATTCGAGCCGGAGACCCGGCCCCGGATGGCTCGGGGCCTCTCGAGCTTGCTCGCGGTATAGAGATCGGTCACGTCTTCCAGCTCGGCCGCAAGTACGCAGAGGCGCTGGATCTCAAGGTGCTAGATGAAAATGGCAAGCTCGTGACGGTTACCATGGGCTCCTATGGAATCGGAGTGACTCGATTGGTCGCGGTAATTGCCGAGGCTAATAATGACACCAACGGCCTGATCTGGCCGGAGGCAGTCGCCCCCGCAGATGTTCACATCATTGCCGCAGGCAAGGACGAAGAGCCTTTCCTAGCTGCCGAGAAGCTGGCCGCTGAGGCTGAAGCTCTCGGACTTTCCGCCATGCTAGACGATCGCCAAAAGGTCAGCCCCGGGGTCAAGTTCGCGGATGCAGAGCTAATTGGTGTCCCTTGGATCATCATCTGCGGCCGCGGGGTAGCAGATGGCGAGGTGGAGCTGTGGAATAGACGCAGCGGCGAGCGCGTCCAGGTAAAGCTAGAATCTGCAGTAGCTCAGCTAATGGCTGCGCGGTCATAA
- the rbfA gene encoding 30S ribosome-binding factor RbfA has product MVDHARARRLGERIKVLAAEALVEVVKDPDLGFVTITDVRVTPDLTQARLFYTVLGGTEELEQSKEILERNKGKLRGAIGRQLGIRVTPTIELVHDEMPASAGALADLLAEAKRRDKEVEQLSKNAQPAGEADPYIKPKNLED; this is encoded by the coding sequence GTGGTTGATCACGCACGTGCTCGAAGGCTGGGGGAGCGCATCAAGGTCCTCGCAGCCGAGGCACTGGTTGAAGTTGTGAAGGATCCGGATCTGGGATTTGTAACCATAACCGATGTCCGGGTAACTCCCGACCTCACGCAGGCAAGACTGTTTTACACGGTGCTTGGCGGGACAGAGGAGTTGGAGCAGTCCAAGGAAATTTTGGAGCGCAACAAGGGAAAACTTCGCGGAGCCATCGGCAGACAGTTGGGCATCAGGGTGACACCGACTATCGAATTGGTTCACGATGAGATGCCGGCATCCGCAGGTGCCCTCGCTGATCTTCTAGCGGAGGCCAAGCGCAGGGATAAAGAGGTTGAGCAACTTTCCAAAAACGCCCAACCGGCCGGCGAAGCTGACCCCTACATCAAGCCTAAAAACCTGGAGGACTAG
- the truB gene encoding tRNA pseudouridine(55) synthase TruB — translation MAGSLVLIDKQPGWTSHDVVAKLRGIMGTRKIGHAGTLDPMATGLLVLGVDSGTKLLQFISGSDKRYSATIRLGQATHTDDAEGEIVFSADASHLGEADIQSQIALLRGDISQVPSSVSAIKVDGKRSYDLVRQGHEVELKSRPVTIFDFHLTSNIRHDSGLIEFDVEVHCSSGTYIRALARDIGVALGVGGHLRALRRTQIGNFDVKDASVLDGDIHPLSLVDAAREVFPLIELNANQARDVVHGKRISAGSSGTFAGLWQGDLLAILEPAGSQHKSMVVFPEVFSA, via the coding sequence GTGGCCGGGTCTCTGGTGCTGATCGATAAGCAACCGGGCTGGACCTCGCACGATGTCGTTGCCAAACTGCGCGGCATTATGGGGACCCGAAAGATAGGTCACGCGGGAACGTTGGACCCGATGGCAACCGGTCTGTTGGTCCTCGGGGTGGACAGCGGCACCAAACTTTTGCAATTTATCTCAGGTTCGGATAAGAGATACAGCGCGACGATTCGTCTTGGCCAGGCCACCCATACTGATGATGCCGAAGGTGAAATTGTTTTTTCGGCTGACGCCTCGCACCTTGGCGAGGCAGACATTCAATCCCAGATCGCCCTGCTCAGGGGTGACATCTCTCAGGTGCCATCCTCGGTTAGCGCGATAAAGGTTGATGGCAAGCGCTCCTATGATTTGGTGCGACAGGGGCATGAGGTCGAACTCAAGTCTCGTCCGGTAACAATTTTTGACTTTCATCTCACCTCAAATATTCGGCATGACTCCGGTCTTATCGAGTTTGACGTCGAGGTTCACTGCTCCTCCGGGACCTACATCAGAGCGCTGGCTAGAGATATCGGAGTCGCCCTGGGAGTAGGCGGGCACCTTCGAGCCCTTCGGCGAACCCAAATCGGAAACTTTGACGTGAAAGACGCCTCAGTACTGGATGGCGACATTCATCCACTTTCTTTGGTGGATGCAGCTCGTGAAGTATTTCCCTTGATTGAACTCAATGCGAATCAGGCCAGGGATGTCGTTCACGGCAAGAGGATTTCAGCTGGCAGTTCTGGGACATTTGCAGGTCTTTGGCAGGGTGATCTGCTGGCCATTTTGGAACCTGCCGGGTCACAGCACAAATCTATGGTGGTCTTCCCGGAGGTATTTAGTGCTTGA
- the infB gene encoding translation initiation factor IF-2: protein MALPRVYDLAKELGIDTKIALSKLEELGEYVKGGSSTITPPVAAKLRAAFPKVEKPAAKREAKPEAAAPAATPAPAAPKPPAPAAPAAAAPATPATPAAPAAPAAPAASAPTPLQGIPRPGNNPFSSNQGMGIPRPMARPGNNPFSSNQGMGRGPRPGGAPRPGQGGPRPAGAPRPGGAPRPGGAPRPAGAGFGSPRPGGAPGFGAPSAGAPGRPGPAGRAGRGAGTAGAFGKGGSKSKNRKSKRTKREEFEQREAPSLGGAMVPRGDGTTVVRLRRGSSIQDFADKIGANAGQLITVLFHLGQMATATASLDEDTFQILGVELGYKVEVVSPEDEERELFEGFGLNISTDIDDEDDEDLLPRPPVVTVMGHVDHGKTKLLDSIRNANVVAGEAGGITQHIGAYQVHAMHEGIERAITFIDTPGHEAFTAMRARGTQVTDIAILVVAADDGVMPQTIEALNHAQAAQVPIVVAVNKVDKEGANPAKIRQQLTEFGLVAEEYGGDVMFVDVSALKGMGIEQLLDAVLLTADAALDLRANPNKDARGVAIEANLDRGRGSVATVLIQSGTLEVGDAIVAGSSHGRVRAMFDENGVAVEKAFPSRPVQVLGLQSVPRAGDTFVVAEDERQARQIAEKREAADRNALLAKTRKKMSLEDFTKALEEGKVESLNLIIKGDVSGAVEALEDSLLKIVVDDSVQLRIIHRGVGAITESDVNLATVDSAVIIGFNVRPDNKARERADREGVDVRFYSVIYNALDDIESSLKGMLKPEYEEKQMGTAEVREIFKSSKFGTIAGSYVRSGLIRRNAMARVLRDGVMIKEGLKVDSLKRFKDDATEVKTDYECGIGLGDFNDILVDDVIETYEMVEKPRV, encoded by the coding sequence GTGGCGCTTCCACGCGTATACGACCTCGCAAAAGAACTTGGCATTGACACCAAGATCGCTCTATCCAAGCTTGAAGAGCTTGGTGAGTATGTCAAAGGTGGTTCTTCCACCATCACCCCTCCGGTAGCGGCAAAGCTGCGCGCTGCCTTCCCTAAGGTCGAGAAGCCAGCTGCCAAGCGCGAAGCAAAGCCAGAAGCAGCAGCTCCAGCGGCAACCCCAGCCCCAGCGGCTCCGAAGCCTCCAGCTCCCGCTGCCCCGGCAGCCGCTGCACCAGCGACACCAGCGACACCAGCAGCCCCGGCGGCTCCTGCAGCTCCGGCTGCTTCCGCTCCAACACCGCTGCAGGGCATTCCTCGCCCCGGAAACAATCCTTTTAGCTCCAACCAGGGCATGGGCATTCCTCGCCCAATGGCTCGCCCTGGTAACAACCCCTTCAGTTCCAACCAGGGCATGGGCCGCGGTCCTCGCCCCGGCGGTGCCCCAAGGCCGGGTCAGGGTGGACCGCGTCCAGCTGGCGCGCCCCGCCCCGGTGGAGCTCCTCGTCCCGGCGGTGCGCCTAGACCTGCGGGAGCAGGCTTTGGTTCACCTCGCCCGGGCGGTGCTCCTGGATTCGGTGCTCCATCAGCTGGTGCTCCGGGCCGTCCAGGACCAGCGGGCCGAGCTGGTCGCGGTGCTGGCACCGCAGGTGCCTTCGGTAAGGGTGGTTCAAAGAGTAAGAACCGAAAGTCGAAGAGAACCAAGAGAGAAGAATTTGAGCAGAGAGAGGCTCCGAGCCTTGGCGGTGCGATGGTGCCTCGCGGCGACGGAACCACAGTGGTTCGTCTTCGCAGGGGATCTTCAATCCAGGACTTTGCCGACAAGATTGGCGCAAACGCTGGTCAGTTGATCACCGTGCTGTTCCACCTTGGGCAGATGGCAACCGCCACCGCATCGCTTGATGAGGACACCTTCCAGATTCTCGGCGTCGAGCTGGGTTACAAGGTTGAGGTGGTTTCTCCAGAGGACGAAGAGCGCGAGCTCTTCGAGGGCTTCGGTCTCAACATTTCAACCGATATCGATGACGAGGATGACGAGGATCTACTTCCAAGGCCTCCGGTTGTAACCGTTATGGGTCACGTTGACCACGGTAAGACCAAATTGCTTGACTCGATTCGAAACGCCAATGTCGTGGCAGGTGAGGCCGGCGGCATCACCCAGCACATCGGTGCCTACCAGGTTCACGCCATGCACGAGGGTATTGAGCGCGCCATCACCTTCATTGACACCCCGGGTCACGAAGCCTTCACCGCTATGCGTGCTCGCGGTACTCAGGTGACAGACATTGCCATCTTGGTGGTAGCGGCGGATGACGGCGTCATGCCTCAGACTATTGAGGCGCTGAACCACGCCCAGGCTGCCCAGGTGCCAATCGTTGTCGCCGTGAACAAGGTCGACAAAGAAGGTGCCAACCCGGCCAAGATTCGCCAACAGCTAACCGAGTTTGGTTTGGTGGCCGAGGAATACGGTGGCGACGTTATGTTCGTTGACGTCTCAGCTTTGAAGGGCATGGGCATCGAGCAGTTGCTCGATGCGGTCTTGCTGACCGCTGATGCGGCCTTAGACCTGCGGGCTAACCCTAACAAGGATGCTCGAGGCGTAGCCATTGAAGCCAACCTAGACCGCGGTCGTGGTTCGGTAGCAACAGTCCTGATTCAGTCTGGAACCCTTGAGGTTGGAGATGCGATTGTGGCTGGAAGCTCTCACGGTCGCGTTCGTGCCATGTTTGACGAGAATGGCGTGGCTGTTGAAAAGGCGTTCCCATCCAGACCTGTTCAGGTTTTGGGACTTCAGTCGGTGCCTCGCGCTGGAGACACCTTTGTGGTTGCAGAAGATGAGCGTCAAGCTCGCCAGATTGCTGAAAAGCGCGAGGCTGCCGATCGCAATGCCCTGCTTGCCAAGACGCGCAAGAAGATGTCGCTTGAAGACTTCACCAAGGCCCTTGAAGAGGGCAAGGTCGAGTCACTCAACCTCATTATCAAGGGTGACGTTTCCGGTGCTGTTGAGGCTCTGGAGGACAGCTTGCTCAAGATCGTCGTGGACGATTCAGTGCAGCTGCGCATCATTCACCGCGGTGTTGGTGCAATTACCGAGTCGGACGTCAACCTGGCAACCGTGGACTCTGCGGTCATCATCGGTTTCAACGTGCGTCCCGACAACAAAGCCCGGGAGCGTGCCGACCGCGAGGGCGTCGACGTTCGTTTCTACAGCGTCATCTACAACGCGCTGGACGACATTGAGAGCTCGCTCAAGGGCATGCTCAAGCCAGAGTACGAAGAGAAGCAAATGGGTACCGCAGAGGTTCGAGAGATCTTCAAGTCCTCGAAGTTTGGAACCATTGCTGGTTCTTATGTGCGCTCCGGTTTGATTCGACGCAACGCCATGGCCCGAGTGCTGCGCGATGGCGTCATGATCAAGGAAGGTCTAAAGGTCGACTCGCTCAAGCGCTTCAAGGACGATGCGACCGAAGTCAAGACCGACTACGAGTGTGGTATCGGACTGGGTGACTTCAACGACATTCTGGTGGATGACGTTATTGAAACCTACGAGATGGTCGAGAAGCCGAGGGTCTAG
- the nusA gene encoding transcription termination factor NusA produces MDIDISVLRLLEREKEIPFDDLVNIIEAAILAAYLKNSQDHAKGPRAQLDRKTGHVTVLAPELDESGEQIGEKDVTPEGFGRVAAYAAKQVIAQRMREIADEGLLGEFKGREGDIVAGVIQQGSRSNMVYVNLGSIEALMPPEEQVPGENYAHGTRIRVYVTSVQRGPRGPQITVSRTHPGLVRKLFALEVPEVASGQVEIASVAREAGHRTKIAVIAKEPGINAKGACIGELGQRVRAVSAELNEEKIDVVDFNEDLARFVAHALSPARVSDAFVIDAATKAVRVLVPDFQLSLAIGKEGQNARLAAKLTGAKIDIQPDSILEG; encoded by the coding sequence ATGGACATCGACATTTCGGTGTTACGCCTTTTAGAGCGTGAAAAAGAGATTCCATTCGATGATTTGGTAAACATCATCGAAGCCGCGATTTTGGCCGCTTATCTCAAGAATTCTCAAGATCACGCCAAGGGCCCGAGGGCTCAGCTCGACCGCAAAACCGGACACGTTACCGTGCTAGCCCCCGAACTTGATGAGTCGGGCGAGCAAATTGGCGAAAAAGATGTCACCCCAGAGGGCTTTGGTCGGGTTGCTGCCTATGCGGCCAAGCAGGTTATTGCCCAGCGCATGAGGGAGATAGCCGACGAGGGATTGCTCGGAGAATTCAAGGGGCGCGAGGGCGATATCGTTGCCGGTGTAATTCAGCAGGGCTCTAGGTCAAACATGGTCTATGTGAACCTGGGCTCCATTGAGGCTCTTATGCCTCCGGAGGAGCAGGTTCCCGGGGAGAATTACGCGCACGGCACCCGAATCAGGGTCTATGTAACTTCGGTGCAGCGGGGACCGCGCGGACCTCAGATTACCGTTTCAAGAACTCACCCGGGTCTGGTGCGAAAACTGTTCGCCCTAGAGGTTCCCGAGGTTGCCTCCGGTCAAGTCGAGATTGCCTCTGTGGCAAGGGAGGCCGGACACCGCACCAAGATCGCGGTCATCGCCAAGGAGCCAGGAATCAACGCCAAGGGAGCATGCATCGGCGAGTTGGGCCAGCGAGTGAGAGCGGTATCTGCGGAACTCAACGAGGAAAAAATTGATGTCGTGGACTTCAACGAAGATTTGGCTCGTTTCGTTGCCCACGCACTGTCTCCCGCAAGAGTTTCCGACGCCTTTGTCATCGACGCTGCAACCAAGGCAGTCCGTGTGCTGGTCCCGGATTTCCAGCTCTCGCTAGCGATCGGCAAAGAGGGTCAGAATGCCAGATTGGCCGCCAAGCTAACCGGCGCCAAGATTGACATTCAGCCCGATTCGATCCTCGAGGGCTAG